The nucleotide sequence tgcctctgactagggtggcagagcacagccatcatggctagtagccattgatagccctatcctccatgaatttgtctaatcttcttttaaagccatccaagctggtggccattactgcatcttgtgggagcaaatttcatagtttaactatgcgctgagtaaagaagtacttccttttgtctgtcctgaatcttccaacattcagcttcttagaatgtgcacgagttctagtattatgggagagggagaagaacttttctctatccactttctcaatgccatgcataattttatacacttctatcacgtctcctctgacccgcctgttctctaaactaaaaagccccaaatgctgcaacctttctttgattttgttgagTGTGGGTAAGGTGGCAATGGGTTTCATGTAACTGTCTAAATGCTGTAATTGTGCAGATCAAATATGCATGTACATATATTGCCCAACTTAATCTGCTTTCAAGATACATAATTTTACAAGATTTTACCCCCAAAAAGAGAAAAATGTAGCTTAGGGTACAGTCCATCTTGCatttacgctgggctgaggggagttggatgcagcggaTCTCCAGCTGAACTTGCTGGGCTGTAGTTCAGCCAGGGCTCACCTGAGACCAGCATAAGTCGTCCATCCCCCCCAAAGAGGCATTCTAGTGGGTGTGTTGGGAGGGGatctaggccacatccaacttatGTTTGGAGTGttgctgcaggtcccaattcaggcaaaagttatgccgggAAAAAGGTCGGCctcagaaaataaatacaatagaagtcaatagAGAGGGCTTACTCtgtggtaggggtatttgggagagcagactTTTACTTcctggtccctgcatgcagctcccagctgagccggcattcagccaacccagaggctcctgaatggcaattggatgtggtGGAACTTTATGCCAGGTTCTCTTGCACAGGCACCACTTATGCTGGcttcctgagttggattgctctgctcatcAGAGAGTCTGACAATAGGAGCCTTGGGAAAGAACTAGCACTTATGATTGCTGTGGAAGTGCTTCTTTGTCCTACTAATTCCTGATGCTTTAGTAGTTGATAATGTCCAAACCTATGAGGGCTAGCATCTTGGGAGGGAAAGCCAAGATTCTGCAGCTGTTAGGCTTTCTTTTCAATTTTGAGTGTATACCAAAATACACAGAATGCACAGTCTTAGACTCTGGGAacagtaggacttatttccaagtgaaCCTGCCTAGGATTATGCTGTTAGACACCACAGTCCTTTGGCTTATCAGTTCTATTTCTAATGACTGAAAGAAAATGTTCAACTGAAAGATGGACTCTAGAATGGAGGAAGTTGCTTTCTAATATTTTTCAGGACTGTTAACAGTGAAATTCTGCAAGAATATAGAAAAAGCACAATGTACTGGTTTCTGAGAATCTCAATTATCAACTAATttcagaaaggaaaaggaaataaagTCTGCATCCATAAGGGTTAGAACTTTGTGATCGAAAGTGTATGGGCAACAACTTAATGGACTGTCAAATGGCAGAGGTGACAGAATAAAATTGCCAGCTGGGCTTCAATGCCCTTCCCTTATCCAGTGATAGAAGAACCCAAATCAATGGTGTAAAATAATATTTGCATTACTTGCAGGCCAAAAAATCCAACTTTTCTTGGGGGAGATTTGGATTGTCTGGGCACagacaggttgttgttgttgttggagggTTCAGAATACACACAGACCTGGCATCCTCATTTGTAATAAATTACTATTAACACTGGATTATGACTGACAATGAACAAAATGGTTCTTGGCCTGTGTATTCCCACAAATAGGATTAAGTGGCAATTAAgagattaaagggaaatttaaaccaaggctagggatgttaaataatcaacagagaaacgcactgactgaccaagatgaaataaaaggaagatgaaagcaatacactgaagaactctataaaagagatgcaaagatgacggattcattcacggaggaaccatatgatgaagaaccagaaattttagaatgtgaggtgaaagctgctcttcaaatacttggaagaaacaaagcaccaggaacagatggcataccaatagagttgctacaaactactgagattgaatctttccaaattttgacaaatttgtcaagaaatatagaaaactaaacaatggcccacagactggaagcgttcaatatacatcccaattccaaagaaaggggatcccagggaatgcagtaattaccaaactattgccttaatatcccatgcaagtaaagtaatgctcaagattctataacaaaggctcttaccatatatggagtgagaaatgccagatgtccaagctggatttagaaaggcaagaggcaccagagatcatattgcaaacatacattggataatggaatgaagcaaggaatttcagaagaaaatcaccctgtgctttgtagattccagcaaagcctttgactgtgtagatcatgaataactgtggaatgctttaaaagaaatggggatgccacaacatctgattgtcctcatgcgcaacctatactctggacaagaggctactgtaaggacagaatatggagaaaccgattggttccccatcggaaagggtgtgagacgggtgtattttatcaccctatttgattAATCTATATGCCGAACAtacacggaaagcgggattggaccaagacgaaggtgtgaaaattggaaggagaaatatcaataatttaagttcTCCAGTGGTCaccaggacaccgccaagtgAGTATTGTCTTCCTTgatagtgcttgaggcaggaaagagttaacactccaaacagaCCATTACTGCGGAccctcccacggagtgctagttcATTTTCCTGCCTTGCTTGAGCAGTACAGTACTGATTTTCActttgctcttcagtctggccgAGTTATATCCTTATTTATTTGtctgtttaaattatttattagtaGTTAATGTTCAGTTGACTTGTCTCTGAATCTGTATGGGTGTTTGTATGTAGTTTCCTAAGGAATTTGCAGTGAGTGCCTGAATGGCAGTTAAGTGTTTGTTAGTCCGTTCAGCATACCTCGCTAGTATACCTTTGAGCTCCTGAGATTAATTAGCCTAATGATTCTCCTCAGTTAATGAATTTCCTCTGTGATTTTcttcagctgaatgtcaaaaagactgaagtaatgacaatggaagatttatgcaactttacagttgacaatgaagacattgaacttgtcaaggattatcaatatcttggcacaatcattaaccaaaatggagacaatagtcaagaaatcagaagaaggctaggactggggagggcagctgtgagagaactagaaaaggtcctcaaatgcaaagatgtatcactgaacactaaggtcaggatcattcagaccatggtattcccgatctctatgtatggatgagaaaggtggataacagaaaaatcaactcatttgaaatgtggtgttggaagagagctaataattgggtgtcagaacaaattaaaccagaactgtcactagaagctaaaatgatgaaactgaggttatcatactttggacacatcatgagaagacatgattcactagaaaagacaataatgctggaaaaaacagaagggagtagaaaaagaggaaggccaaacaggaggtggattgactccataaaggaagccacagacctgaatttacaagatctgaacagggtggttcatgacaaatgctcttggagatcactgattcatagcgtcgccataagtcgtagtcgaattgaaggcacataacaacaacaatgagggATTAACTACATATTACATGCTAATGTTTGCAACAGAACTTGCcaacctttttttgaaaaagaaaagtggctTTGTGTGGGAATGAGATGGAGCCCAGAGAGAGCAGCTGTGTGTATGCTTAACCCTTCAGGTCCTACCCACCAACTTTGTTGGGTAACAAAAACTTTTGGGGCAGAATTCTTTTAAATGATTGAGACTAGTGATGTGACATATATTTTCATTCTCCAGGGCATTAACCTGCAGCTTTTTCCCTAGACAAAATGCTGGCAGCTTGAAGACTGGGGCCTCTGGCTGCACCATCTTGGACTTGTTTCTCCAGAGCTGTGTGGCTTATATCCACCTCGGCCTTTTTCTCTTACAGTGAAGGTCAAGAAGAACAATCTCTTGCCTCTGCTCCTGGAGGATTTTCCTCACCTGCACATTTCACGCCCCGTTATGAATAAGATGTGGCAACAGCAGCTTGCACAGATAGAACAACTGAAGTCCCCCAGCAATAGAAACGAATTCAGATTGCAAAGTGAAGTGAGTTAATCTGCCTGGGCTGAGGAGGATCctagtcttttctttttttggggggggggggagaatcctgTGATTGTACTTTCTGATTTTATAAAGGACTGGGTGTTATCTGAAGATTTAGAAATGGTAGTGCATCTTCTAACAGCTGCCCAAATGTTGATTTCAGCAAATTGGAAGAAAATAAGAACTTCAACTGTTGAAGAGTGGATTGTAAAATGATGGTAAATAGTATACATGGTGAAATTAACTAACATAGTAAGGGTTAGAATGCGGAGGCAGCAgaacattttccctatgagtccggccatcacagcgggttttagctccacctattgtgcgaaggcaagaatgtctttgaagtcaagactaggggcgtcaggcccctcccactctccagttcattcttgcctttgtacgaacaagattgagatctatATAGCGTAGCGTTTAGCTAAGttcttttggtgttttgtttgtgtgtttgtttgacagGGCGGAGGTATTGTCTCCTGTGTGTCTCCAAGtgtcctccttccctctgtcttgtgtttAACTGCTTTTAACTGTATCCGATTTTTGGGGACTTCTCTTGGGAAACCTTTTTCCCTTGCCCGGGCAGTTTGTTTCCCCTATTGGATTACTCCCCACCCCtaagagagaccgcggctgcggatcCTCCTcgtcctttcgtttttctttctctcttgggCTCTGCGCTTCCCCTGGGAACTTGCGGCTGCAATTCCCTTCTAGCGGCTTGTCTTGCTGGGCTCCCTTTTCCCCGCGCTCCGTGACACTCTCggaagaccgcggctgcggtttttctgatctcagcgggagcttgcggctgcggctcccgctGTTACCCCGTCACCCGTTTTAGCCTGCCCGGGTCCGTTCTCGCCCCACTGAAACCTGTGGCTGCAGCTCTTTCATTAACCTGCGAGACTGTCTGCGGCTCCCTCATTAGCGCTTTTACCTCAGCTCACCCTACCACGAAGGGCTTTGCAGACGGCGACAGCGGCTCCCTCTGCGGTGGCTGCCGCATTTCCCCTACTGCCTCTTCCCTCctgggggttttttagagccgctagtgcggcttTCGGCCTCGCGGCTCCTCCTGcaagactgtgctgggcagcccttcccccagttcgcttccagacggccgccattgctccttctctctccgcgctcttttttccgggcaccattttttgaattcaaatttcccgccttttttgttaccctttattaaccatcggatacctcccctgcaggctatttatccgtatgtgtgttgtatacgtgctgcagacagacttacacaggactgacttacacacaattttactgtggctgtaatcatagtggctggattatattatcaaggctggagctccaatcctagtgggctggattgtattatcaaggctggagctttaatcttagtggctgacttgtactaaatctgatttatattggtatatcctgccccctctggggccgtgtaccacgcctgaaacccagcctacagcactaatctgagtgtgccaactctaaaaacAGCCTATATATATTAACGCTGActcctcagtgcattctgccccctctgtggcagtgcacttcgccatctgccagcgtattctaccccctccgtggtcgtacgctgtgccagttcgggtctttacatcctgccccctccgtggccgtgtactgcacccaagttaatataagatggcagaacagccaggcatgtcgcaatcaaCCCATATGgggccagatcagccaggcatgccacaaacagccaagccacaacatcctaacacgactaagaccagacatgccaaagctctggctaagacaaaacatctttccagccatagcaaaccaaagcgcccacgttatgtttctgtgccaaccaccaccacagcacaggcacacataagcgatattctccattcccctgctgcttcctctgacgaggaagagtttgttggtttTCCCGCTcagtgttcgcctaacgaacctccctctgttttaccaccccaaacatctgttccaatagctcctcaggcacatacatctgccacatccggtctgcagctgtctcctgatttcctttcccaacttcaagccatgctggcatttttcacccaaatgcagtcactaccacaagttcctgccatacctcaactcaacatggaccaacatgcgtgtcatgaagctcattcttcctgttcaccagatccctttgacgtagccagaggcagatgtacggacgaagcctcgtgtgcggaggagtcaactttcactgaccatgttgaaggagacgactggagcgactattcagatcatgaggaggatacatcgcatcgtttgtttaatacctcagactatcagccgctagcacgtagggtagttaatacccttggtctccagactgcgccttcaacttcgtccgctccagctataaaaggggccaaggtcctcaaatcccctgcacctactgaacactacatcccggtgccggacccaattgccaaattagcctctgaagaatgggctcatccactccaagctcgacgcttcaagaacctggctgacaggctttacgccctagctccagactttgccaccaagttagatgtccctggcatagatgaaccaatcgctcgcctcgtttcacgatcacttttgcccagggaaggggaatcacacctaaaggacactactgagcgacgaatagacttcgccctccgcaagaatcacgaggccactgccgtatccatgcgtgcctccgcttcagcctccattttctccagagcatctatgatgtggctggatgaccttctagaggacgctaaccctgatcctgtcgccctcagaagagcgctattgaaattgcgtaagacagcagcttttgtggccgatgccactctggatgccactcaattaggggcacgagccatgacagcTCAAATAGTCACTcgacgcaccctctggcttcgccactggcaagctgattcagcggccagattgaacctgtccagggctccttactccggatctctactcttcagcgaggaagctctaaaggcagtgctggttgatccaaaagacgcccacaaaccggttctggccacagtcaagaacatcgaccacaggcctttcaggcgatttccttccttccgttctaaccagccctttcgaggaacgcggccaggaggacgaggccacgacttcagatcctatgaccccaacgcattcaggggctcctggaaccgacgcttccagggcagaggtcagtactaagggcgcaggggcaactcatcgtcctcatataagggaggccctcgcccacgcaagtagtattaacgccctccccataggtggcagattacttaattttggagatcgatggctgcgccttactacggtctcctggatcagggaccttttcagttatggctataccatagagttctgggcaaccccatcagacagattccatccgactccttgcccaagggcaccagccaggcacaacatcatgcagacagctatacaccacctcttggacatagcggtgatagagccagttcccacaactgagaggtcggaaggggtgtactccctcctatttgctgtgccaaaacgagatttatcatggagggcagtattggacctcaagtttgtcaaccgttttgtaacatatcgcaggttcaaaatggaatcactccattccattacggagagtctgcatgaaggagacttcctggcttctatcgaccttaaggaagcgtatctccatgtgcccatttgtatagcccacaggaagtttcttcggtttgcttttggccaccagcactttcaatatagagcgatgccattcggcctctcctctgctccaagagtgtttaccaaggtgctactcatcctagtggcttatctccggacccaaggggttcatatctacccatatttggatgatctgctaatacgggccaagtctgaggagctggctcatcatcacttaatgatcaccctcaatgttttgcaggcctacggctggcttgtcaacttcgacaaaagccatctccaaccaacccaacgcctactacatctaggggcaatgttggacaccctgcaggcaatggtcttcttggctccagatcgcatcactgccatcacaagcatcgcaaggtccctgatgcaacaaacatccgcagacgtcatgcttctcgccagagcgctcgggatattcatctctacaatccacattgtgccatgggctcgagcccacactcggccccttcaatgggttctgttgccttttcaaaaagacattgccagctccaaccatcgcaaagttcgtttgagccccgcactgcgcctctccttccgctggtggaccaaggttcaacacctctccaagggcacgtcgttcagagaaccccgcagaaccattGTAACCAcggatgccagcctcatcggttggggagcccactgcaactcccagtacgttcagggggtttggtccaccgcagagcaaactcaaagcatcaactggctggagctaaaggctgtccacttagctctacttcattttcagtctctgttccctttggatcatgtgctcattcgaacagacaacacgtgtgtaaaatcacatttga is from Rhineura floridana isolate rRhiFlo1 chromosome 3, rRhiFlo1.hap2, whole genome shotgun sequence and encodes:
- the LOC133379728 gene encoding uncharacterized protein LOC133379728 isoform X1 produces the protein MAEQPGMSQSTHMGPDQPGMPQTAKPQHPNTTKTRHAKALAKTKHLSSHSKPKRPRYVSVPTTTTAQAHISDILHSPAASSDEEEFVGFPAQCSPNEPPSVLPPQTSVPIAPQAHTSATSGLQLSPDFLSQLQAMLAFFTQMQSLPQVPAIPQLNMDQHACHEAHSSCSPDPFDVARGRCTDEASCAEESTFTDHVEGDDWSDYSDHEEDTSHRLFNTSDYQPLARRVVNTLGLQTAPSTSSAPAIKGAKVLKSPAPTEHYIPVPDPIAKLASEEWAHPLQARRFKNLADRLYALAPDFATKLDVPGIDEPIARLVSRSLLPREGESHLKDTTERRIDFALRKNHEATAVSMRASASASIFSRASMMWLDDLLEDANPDPVALRRALLKLRKTAAFVADATLDATQLGARAMTAQIVTRRTLWLRHWQADSAARLNLSRAPYSGSLLFSEEALKAVLVDPKDAHKPVLATVKNIDHRPFRRFPSFRSNQPFRGTRPGGRGHDFRSYDPNAFRGSWNRRFQGRGLRLACQLRQKPSPTNPTPTTSRGNVGHPAGNGLLGSRSHHCHHKHRKVPDATNIRRRHASRQSARDIHLYNPHCAMGSSPHSAPSMGSVAFSKRHCQLQPSQSSFEPRTAPLLPLVDQGSTPLQGHVVQRTPQNHCNHGCQPHRLGSPLQLPVRSGGLVHRRANSKHQLAGAKGCPLSSTSFSVSVPFGSCAHSNRQHVCKITFEQTGGHQVSSSAGLSLPHLCLGRTTSTIPESRTSQRDLECDSRLAQQTTGLSGRMETSSSHFPSSPVSVRRPLSRPVCFQSQLPASQVLYPIPGLNSRSSGCSDNTMARRSIVRLSSHTIVNQNLEEGSNREGTAGSDSTILATPTVVLRSSGNVNDGSLDTSSQARPPIPGSSSAPGPYLAQSNSVAFERGHLRSAGLSDAVIDIMLASRRPSTTRIYQHTWVAFSKWCQSHHHDPSQATVHQVLQFLHSGFMMGLRPNTLCRHASTLSSILSVSSPGDHISSHSFIKRFLRGVALRSPAVVHRFPSWSLPKVLQALQRPPFEPIRTVPLRILSFKVLFLIAITSARRVSELGALSSARHLCDFHKDSVVLKTDPSFRPKVDSVFHCNQDIVLPSFCPNPTHPLEKAWHSLDVRRALKTYLSRTQEIRRTESLFVSFHPRSMGHKVSNPTLSPCLRACITLAYESLKLSVPASITAHSTRSAATSAVFATNAPVADICRAAVWSTPHSFIRHYKIDRYASADASFGRRVLQQVLNED
- the LOC133379728 gene encoding uncharacterized protein LOC133379728 isoform X2, with translation MMSLPQVPAIPQLNMDQHACHEAHSSCSPDPFDVARGRCTDEASCAEESTFTDHVEGDDWSDYSDHEEDTSHRLFNTSDYQPLARRVVNTLGLQTAPSTSSAPAIKGAKVLKSPAPTEHYIPVPDPIAKLASEEWAHPLQARRFKNLADRLYALAPDFATKLDVPGIDEPIARLVSRSLLPREGESHLKDTTERRIDFALRKNHEATAVSMRASASASIFSRASMMWLDDLLEDANPDPVALRRALLKLRKTAAFVADATLDATQLGARAMTAQIVTRRTLWLRHWQADSAARLNLSRAPYSGSLLFSEEALKAVLVDPKDAHKPVLATVKNIDHRPFRRFPSFRSNQPFRGTRPGGRGHDFRSYDPNAFRGSWNRRFQGRGLRLACQLRQKPSPTNPTPTTSRGNVGHPAGNGLLGSRSHHCHHKHRKVPDATNIRRRHASRQSARDIHLYNPHCAMGSSPHSAPSMGSVAFSKRHCQLQPSQSSFEPRTAPLLPLVDQGSTPLQGHVVQRTPQNHCNHGCQPHRLGSPLQLPVRSGGLVHRRANSKHQLAGAKGCPLSSTSFSVSVPFGSCAHSNRQHVCKITFEQTGGHQVSSSAGLSLPHLCLGRTTSTIPESRTSQRDLECDSRLAQQTTGLSGRMETSSSHFPSSPVSVRRPLSRPVCFQSQLPASQVLYPIPGLNSRSSGCSDNTMARRSIVRLSSHTIVNQNLEEGSNREGTAGSDSTILATPTVVLRSSGNVNDGSLDTSSQARPPIPGSSSAPGPYLAQSNSVAFERGHLRSAGLSDAVIDIMLASRRPSTTRIYQHTWVAFSKWCQSHHHDPSQATVHQVLQFLHSGFMMGLRPNTLCRHASTLSSILSVSSPGDHISSHSFIKRFLRGVALRSPAVVHRFPSWSLPKVLQALQRPPFEPIRTVPLRILSFKVLFLIAITSARRVSELGALSSARHLCDFHKDSVVLKTDPSFRPKVDSVFHCNQDIVLPSFCPNPTHPLEKAWHSLDVRRALKTYLSRTQEIRRTESLFVSFHPRSMGHKVSNPTLSPCLRACITLAYESLKLSVPASITAHSTRSAATSAVFATNAPVADICRAAVWSTPHSFIRHYKIDRYASADASFGRRVLQQVLNED